One genomic segment of Alkalimarinus alittae includes these proteins:
- a CDS encoding septal ring lytic transglycosylase RlpA family protein: MNARKGVVLIESKQTVYGGFKKIGLILLIAAIVGCSTPSRYSMDTDAAPDAEIDVSELPDPIPVYEPKSRGGNMSSYKVWGKTYHVLPTAEGYRERGGASWYGAKFHGHKTSNGEIYNMYEMSAAHKSLPLPTYAKVTNLDNGRSVIVRINDRGPFHEGRIIDLSYAAAKKLGYYSSGIANVEVEAITVPQYPSAQQETPPSVPLAASPVSNPKQPSQDLAPVLAGSATQAKPLGAGYGYYVQVGAFSTESAALQMKQRVDAETKGSAYAVSSTVSASNVKTAADATKVFHRVRLGPFYDLKQAEQLLKQLTASNVGAPMIITRPINS; the protein is encoded by the coding sequence ATGAATGCGAGGAAAGGCGTGGTTTTGATTGAATCTAAACAGACCGTTTATGGTGGCTTTAAAAAGATTGGGCTGATCTTGCTGATTGCCGCTATTGTCGGTTGTTCAACGCCTTCCCGTTACAGTATGGATACTGATGCGGCGCCTGATGCCGAGATTGATGTTAGCGAATTGCCAGATCCTATTCCTGTTTATGAGCCTAAAAGTCGTGGCGGCAATATGTCTTCCTATAAAGTATGGGGTAAGACTTATCACGTACTGCCAACAGCTGAAGGCTATCGTGAGCGGGGTGGGGCATCTTGGTATGGTGCAAAGTTCCATGGACATAAAACCTCCAATGGCGAAATATACAATATGTATGAAATGTCAGCTGCGCACAAATCACTACCGTTACCGACTTATGCCAAGGTTACTAATTTAGATAATGGCCGAAGTGTAATTGTTCGGATAAACGATCGAGGTCCATTTCACGAAGGCCGAATTATTGATTTGTCTTACGCAGCAGCAAAGAAGTTAGGCTATTACAGTAGCGGTATTGCCAATGTAGAGGTCGAAGCGATTACTGTTCCACAGTACCCTTCAGCTCAACAGGAAACACCGCCATCAGTCCCGTTAGCGGCTTCTCCTGTGTCGAACCCTAAACAGCCTAGCCAAGACTTAGCGCCTGTATTAGCCGGTTCGGCGACACAAGCAAAACCACTAGGAGCCGGTTATGGTTACTATGTGCAAGTCGGTGCGTTTTCTACAGAGTCAGCGGCTTTGCAGATGAAACAGCGTGTTGATGCTGAAACAAAAGGTAGCGCTTATGCGGTTTCTTCAACAGTAAGTGCTTCAAACGTTAAAACGGCTGCGGATGCAACCAAGGTTTTTCACCGAGTTAGATTAGGCCCGTTTTATGACTTGAAACAAGCAGAGCAGTTGCTAAAGCAATTAACTGCGTCAAATGTAGGAGCACCGATGATTATTACCCGCCCCATTAACTCTTAG
- the mltB gene encoding lytic murein transglycosylase B codes for MSKYLARLFQNTWKPAVIGLAVSAGIVNLANANYLEHESVKPFVLEMVEKHGFNQQEIEALFVQAEKKQSILDAIARPAEKRLEWKGYRKIFITEDRITRGKAFMAKYADTLARAEKEYGVPQSIITAIIGVETRYGKNRGSYRVIDALSTLAFDYPPRSTFFKSELEQMLLLSREQKFDPLELKGSYAGAMGYGQFIPSSYRNFAVDFDGDGVADILNNPVDAIGSVANYFKKHKWVEGQPIAGQVKVAGDEYEQALYKSLKLKYTLEEMAEWGISSEDGFDPKAKGKLLQLEGKNGTEYWVGLDNFYVITRYNHSHLYAMAVYQLSEALK; via the coding sequence TTGAGTAAATATTTAGCTCGCCTGTTTCAGAATACCTGGAAACCAGCCGTAATAGGGTTGGCTGTATCTGCAGGCATCGTCAACTTGGCAAATGCAAATTACCTTGAACATGAGTCTGTGAAACCTTTTGTGCTCGAAATGGTTGAAAAGCACGGTTTTAATCAACAAGAAATAGAAGCACTATTTGTACAGGCTGAGAAGAAACAGAGCATTCTGGATGCGATTGCCAGACCTGCTGAAAAAAGGCTGGAATGGAAAGGCTATCGCAAAATTTTTATAACTGAAGATCGAATCACTCGCGGTAAGGCGTTTATGGCCAAGTACGCAGACACGCTTGCCCGAGCAGAAAAAGAATACGGTGTTCCACAGTCAATTATTACAGCCATTATTGGTGTTGAAACTCGCTATGGTAAAAACCGTGGTAGTTATCGAGTGATCGATGCGCTTTCAACGCTTGCGTTTGATTATCCGCCTAGAAGCACGTTCTTCAAAAGTGAATTAGAACAGATGCTTTTGTTGTCTCGTGAGCAAAAATTTGACCCTTTAGAGCTTAAAGGGTCTTATGCGGGCGCTATGGGGTACGGACAATTTATACCTAGCAGTTATCGTAACTTCGCAGTAGATTTTGACGGCGATGGCGTGGCAGATATTCTAAATAATCCCGTAGATGCGATTGGAAGTGTGGCAAACTATTTTAAAAAACATAAGTGGGTCGAAGGTCAACCCATAGCAGGGCAGGTGAAGGTTGCAGGGGATGAATATGAACAAGCCCTTTACAAGTCTTTAAAGCTTAAATATACGCTAGAAGAAATGGCTGAATGGGGTATTAGCTCAGAAGATGGTTTTGACCCTAAGGCAAAAGGAAAGCTGCTTCAGTTAGAAGGTAAAAATGGCACTGAGTACTGGGTTGGGTTAGATAACTTTTATGTGATTACCCGATATAACCATAGTCACCTATACGCGATGGCGGTGTACCAACTGTCAGAAGCGTTGAAGTAG
- the rodA gene encoding rod shape-determining protein RodA translates to MASQEFLRQLPGGDYHLRNRRSILFRLHIDPILLVLILTLSILGLFVLYSGSGESMVHVKKQAMRFVLAFVVMFVFAQLDPSVYRRWAPWLFVVGLIALAAVLVMGTGAKGAQRWLQLPGLPRFQPSEFMKLAVPMMVAWYLSERYLPPRFKHVLGSLVLIFMPVVMIIKQPDLGTSLLIAASGIFVLLLAGISGKLVGGFIASVAALVPVMWMFVMRDYQKQRVLTLIDPEKDPLGAGWNIIQSKTAIGSGGMTGKGWLEGTQSQLDFLPESHTDFIIAVLAEEFGFIGVALLISLYVMIVARGLYIAVNAQDSFGRMLAGSLTLTFFVYVFVNIGMVSGLLPVVGVPLPLVSYGGTSIVTLMAAFGVLMSIHTHKKMLGK, encoded by the coding sequence ATGGCTAGTCAAGAATTCCTTCGTCAACTCCCCGGAGGGGATTACCACCTCAGAAACCGCAGAAGCATATTGTTTAGGTTGCACATAGACCCGATACTTCTTGTGCTGATATTGACGCTATCTATCTTGGGCTTATTTGTCTTATATAGCGGTAGCGGTGAGAGTATGGTGCATGTAAAAAAACAAGCTATGCGTTTTGTTCTCGCTTTTGTGGTGATGTTTGTGTTTGCACAATTAGACCCTAGCGTATATCGGCGTTGGGCACCTTGGCTATTTGTGGTGGGGTTAATTGCGTTGGCGGCTGTTTTAGTGATGGGGACAGGGGCAAAGGGGGCGCAACGATGGTTACAATTGCCTGGATTACCGCGCTTTCAGCCTTCAGAGTTTATGAAACTGGCTGTGCCGATGATGGTTGCTTGGTATTTGTCTGAACGGTATTTACCGCCTCGTTTTAAGCATGTATTGGGCTCATTAGTGCTTATTTTTATGCCGGTGGTGATGATTATCAAACAGCCTGATCTTGGCACCTCATTATTGATTGCTGCATCGGGTATATTTGTATTGCTGTTAGCAGGGATTAGTGGAAAACTGGTGGGTGGGTTTATTGCGTCTGTTGCGGCGCTTGTGCCTGTTATGTGGATGTTTGTGATGAGGGATTATCAGAAACAGCGGGTTCTAACGTTAATTGATCCTGAAAAAGATCCACTGGGCGCAGGTTGGAATATTATTCAGTCAAAGACTGCGATTGGTTCAGGGGGGATGACGGGAAAAGGCTGGTTAGAAGGTACGCAGTCTCAATTGGACTTCCTGCCTGAAAGCCATACTGACTTTATTATCGCGGTATTGGCCGAAGAGTTTGGGTTTATCGGTGTTGCACTGCTTATCTCTCTGTATGTAATGATTGTCGCTAGAGGGTTGTATATTGCCGTAAATGCTCAGGACTCTTTTGGTCGTATGCTAGCAGGTAGTTTAACGTTGACATTTTTTGTTTATGTGTTCGTGAATATCGGTATGGTAAGTGGGCTATTACCAGTTGTAGGTGTCCCGTTGCCCTTGGTAAGCTATGGGGGAACATCTATTGTTACGTTAATGGCTGCTTTTGGCGTTTTGATGTCTATTCATACCCATAAAAAAATGTTGGGCAAATAG
- the mrdA gene encoding penicillin-binding protein 2: MIKDPIREKRIFTFRAVLAMLFIILLAAVLVSRVYYLQVVDYDHYTTLSDKNRMQLQSVAPTRGLIYDRNGILLADNQPVFSVSIVKERVDDLEQTIAKIGNIIELSDDQIKNFDRRLKNRRKPYDPVPLKSKLTESEIARLAVQRHLLPGVEVEAELVRNYPYGELMAHMLGYVGRINIKELKNVDATNYSATNYIGKLGIEKFYENVLHGKVGRQTVETNARGRVLRVLDQVPPLPGRDITLSIDLRLQQVVAEAMGDYRGAVVAIEPATGDILALVSTPSFDPNLFVTGIDHKSYAALRDSLDIPLFNRALKGQYPPGSTIKPIIGLAGLDTAVVSRQTKIQDPGWYQLKNDERFYRDWKRYGHGVVDLYDSIVQSCDTFFYSMAFKLGVDRMSLYLDKFGIGSRTAIDINEDRKGILPSRAWKRGTKGLPWFPGDSLNMGIGQGFMLATPLQLATATAVLANRGRWHRPHLAQKISEGISQDESVEIPRMHETDPPDVILNNPEDWDYILGSMKSVMHGKKGTARATGRNSAYKMAGKTGTAQVVGIKQGELYDAEALAERHRDHALFVGFAPYEAPEIALAIIVENGGGGSSTAAPVARKIFDAWILDLPKAEQEKETSSRIKYETFPSHNNVDPVSVSVERRHNHG, encoded by the coding sequence ATGATCAAAGATCCGATTAGAGAAAAAAGGATTTTTACCTTTCGTGCGGTTCTGGCCATGTTGTTTATTATATTACTGGCTGCAGTACTGGTGTCTCGAGTTTACTATCTTCAAGTGGTTGATTATGACCATTACACCACGTTATCTGACAAAAATAGAATGCAGCTCCAGTCTGTAGCGCCGACCAGAGGGCTGATTTATGACCGAAATGGTATTTTGTTAGCAGATAACCAGCCGGTCTTTAGTGTCTCGATTGTTAAGGAGCGTGTAGACGACCTTGAGCAAACAATTGCAAAAATCGGGAACATCATTGAGCTTTCAGATGATCAGATAAAAAACTTCGATAGACGTTTGAAGAACCGCCGTAAGCCTTATGATCCTGTTCCGCTAAAGTCAAAATTAACCGAAAGCGAAATTGCTAGGCTTGCTGTTCAACGCCACCTTTTACCAGGCGTTGAAGTTGAGGCAGAGTTGGTTCGAAACTATCCTTATGGCGAGCTCATGGCCCATATGCTGGGCTATGTCGGGCGCATTAATATTAAAGAACTCAAAAATGTTGATGCGACCAATTATTCGGCGACTAACTATATTGGTAAGTTGGGCATCGAAAAGTTTTATGAAAACGTTCTGCACGGTAAAGTGGGGCGTCAAACAGTTGAAACGAATGCTCGGGGCCGAGTATTAAGAGTACTCGACCAAGTGCCCCCTTTGCCAGGTCGAGATATTACACTCAGTATAGACCTCCGCTTACAGCAAGTTGTGGCTGAGGCAATGGGCGACTACCGTGGCGCTGTTGTTGCTATAGAACCTGCTACAGGCGACATTCTTGCGTTGGTGAGTACGCCTAGCTTTGATCCTAATTTGTTTGTAACAGGTATTGACCATAAATCCTACGCAGCGTTGCGTGACTCCCTTGATATACCACTTTTTAACCGGGCGCTTAAAGGTCAGTATCCGCCTGGTTCAACTATAAAACCAATTATTGGTTTGGCGGGTTTAGATACTGCCGTGGTTAGTAGGCAAACCAAAATTCAAGATCCGGGTTGGTATCAGCTAAAGAATGATGAGCGTTTTTACCGTGACTGGAAAAGGTACGGGCATGGCGTTGTCGACCTTTATGATTCTATTGTCCAGTCTTGCGATACGTTTTTTTATAGTATGGCGTTTAAGTTGGGCGTAGATCGAATGTCACTTTATTTAGATAAATTTGGTATTGGTAGCCGAACAGCGATTGATATCAATGAAGATCGAAAAGGCATTTTACCCAGTAGGGCATGGAAAAGAGGCACTAAAGGTTTACCTTGGTTTCCTGGTGATTCTTTGAATATGGGGATTGGACAAGGGTTTATGCTAGCTACACCGCTACAGTTAGCGACAGCAACGGCTGTATTGGCCAATCGAGGGCGCTGGCATAGACCGCACCTTGCTCAGAAAATATCAGAAGGCATTAGTCAGGATGAGTCCGTTGAAATACCGCGTATGCACGAAACCGATCCGCCTGATGTAATTTTAAACAACCCAGAAGACTGGGATTATATTTTAGGCTCGATGAAATCGGTTATGCATGGTAAAAAAGGGACCGCTAGAGCGACCGGTCGTAACTCGGCATATAAAATGGCAGGTAAAACAGGTACGGCTCAAGTGGTCGGTATAAAACAAGGGGAGCTCTACGACGCAGAAGCATTAGCTGAGCGGCATCGAGATCATGCTCTTTTTGTTGGTTTTGCACCTTATGAAGCCCCTGAAATTGCTTTGGCTATCATTGTCGAAAATGGTGGTGGAGGAAGCAGTACTGCGGCGCCCGTCGCACGTAAAATATTTGATGCTTGGATATTGGACTTACCTAAAGCCGAGCAAGAAAAAGAAACATCCAGTCGTATCAAGTATGAAACATTTCCTAGTCATAATAACGTAGACCCCGTGTCGGTCTCGGTGGAGCGTAGGCATAACCATGGCTAG